From a region of the Tachypleus tridentatus isolate NWPU-2018 chromosome 1, ASM421037v1, whole genome shotgun sequence genome:
- the LOC143248723 gene encoding E3 ubiquitin-protein ligase znrf2-like, which yields MGSKQSCHSSQSFPQGADNQAVEVISNSQRTGSRHSSPSDIRQHTQSLTSMINEQSGQTLELSSVRGTIVGGSRTPDSGLSSPDDMLTFTGMFSTYSLPIQLLTLNGIKCPVCSKIVVSDDVEYHLVMCLTKPRISYNEDILAENKGECVICLEELLQGNTIARLPCLCIYHKICIDEWFQVNRSCPEHPND from the exons ATGGGATCAAAGCAGAGTTGTCATAGTTCTCAAAGTTTTCCACAAGGTGCAGATAATCAAGCAGTGGAAGTAATTTCTAACAGCCAAAGGACTGGTAGTAGACACAGCTCACCTTCTGATATAAGACAGCATACTCAAAGTCTTACAAGTATGATTAATGAGCAGTCTGGTCAAACTCTTGAATTGTCCTCAgttcgtggaactattgtaggtGGTTCGAGAACACCTGATTCAGGCCTTAGCTCACCTGATGACATGCTAACCTTCACTGGAATGTTTTCTACTTATTCTTTACCTATACAGCTGCTCACATTGAATG gAATAAAATGTCCAGTTTGTTCTAAAATTGTTGTTTCTGATGATGTTGAGTACCACCTGGTTATGTGTCTAACAAAGCCAAGGATTAGTTACAATG aGGACATTCTGGCTGAAAACAAGGGAGAATGTGTAATTTGTCTGGAAGAGCTTCTTCAAGGAAATACCATTGCACGTCTTCCTTGTCTTTGTATATATCACAAAAT ATGTATTGATGAGTGGTTCCAAGTCAACAGGTCTTGTCCTGAGCACCCTAATGACTGA